The region CTTTTTGCCAGTTGAAACAGTGTCCACATCATATTTAAACCATAAAATAATAAATGCGATGCAGGATGATGCATAAACCAGCGCAGAAATATACAACGCAACACCAGCGGAAAAAAGTGAAATAAGCGAGGCCGCAATCACCGGCCCTATCAACATAATAAGGGAATTAATGGTCGAGCGGTGCGATATAGCTTGTGTCACTTCCCCTTCTGCAACGAGATCGGGAATAAGCCCCATATCAGTAAGTACATTCTCAATGCCGGTAATAACTCTGAGCACTTCCCCGGGATGTCACAACCACTTACCCGATTCCAGCCAGTTGCGAACTGCAGCGCTTAAACGTATGTTGATGATCATTCTGCTGGTTATTCATTGCGTTAGATAATGAGGAAAAATGGAATCACTGTTTGTTTACGGGACGCTTCGCCCCGGTCACTCGAATGCACATATTCTGGAAAATATCGGTGGAGAGTGGCTGCCGGGTTACGTTACGGGAACATTTTATGAATTTGGCTGGGGGGCCGCCGCCGAATTTCCTGGCATTGTGCTGGATAAAGACGGTTCCCGGGTTGATGGTTACCTGTTTGTATCCGCTAATCTCGCGGCGCACTGGACGATGCTGGACGAATTCGAAGAGGGCTACGATCGTGTTTGGGTGGATGTGACCACGCTCGACGGCAAGCATGTGACGGCATGGATTTATCAACTGCAACCGCAGGAAAAAGCATAGTATCGCTGTGATTAACAGCCATCATCGCAAAATGCCTCATGTCAGAGGCAAGTCTGCGAAACCTTTCTGTTGAACCAGGCTCCTCTTTTGCGGGGCTTGTGCCTCGCTAACCGTTAAGCCACAAAACGCTGGCGGTTTGCAAAATACCGGAACCTGTTCGAAGCAAATCCAACACCGGCGATACCGCTTCTC is a window of Enterobacter sp. R4-368 DNA encoding:
- a CDS encoding gamma-glutamylcyclotransferase family protein → MESLFVYGTLRPGHSNAHILENIGGEWLPGYVTGTFYEFGWGAAAEFPGIVLDKDGSRVDGYLFVSANLAAHWTMLDEFEEGYDRVWVDVTTLDGKHVTAWIYQLQPQEKA